A window of Passer domesticus isolate bPasDom1 chromosome 18, bPasDom1.hap1, whole genome shotgun sequence contains these coding sequences:
- the ANGPTL2 gene encoding angiopoietin-related protein 2: MMTTRFICLILLTVVGVTASETQELEGNDKEKAQEFIYMNRYKRSSDTQDKCTYTFIVPQQRVTGAICVNSKEPEVLLENRVNKQELQLLNNELLKQKRQIETLQQLVEVDGGIVNEVKLLRKESRNMNSRVTQLYMQLLHEIIRKRDNALELSQLENKILNQTADMLQLANKYKDLEHKYQHLMSIANNQTIIIAQLEEHCQRMPSIKPLPQTPQPPIKVYQPPTYNRINNQISTNEIQSDQNLKVLPPTLPTMPAVTSIPTSTDKPSGPWRDCLQALEDGHDTSSIYLVKPENTNQLMQVWCDQRHDPGGWTVIQRRLDGSVNFFRNWETYKQGFGNIDGEYWLGLENIYWLTNQGNYKLLITMEDWSGRKVFAEYASFRLEPESEYYKLRLGRYNGNAGDSFTWHNGKQFTTLDRDHDVYTGNCAHYQKGGWWYNACAHSNLNGVWYRGGHYRSRYQDGVYWAEFRGGSYSLKKVVMMIRPNPNTFH; encoded by the exons ATGATGACAACAAGATTCATCTGTTTAATACTACTGACTGTTGTGGGAGTTACTGCAAGTGAAACACAGGAATTGGAAGGCAATGACAAGGAAAAAGCTCAAGAATTCATTTATATGAATAGATATAAGCGTTCCAGTGACACACAGGACAAATGCACTTACACCTTTATTGTACCTCAGCAGAGAGTGACAGGTGCCATTTGTGTTAATTCTAAGGAGCCTGAAGTTCTGCTTGAAAACAGGGTAAATAAACAAGAATTACAGTTACTTAACAATGAACTTCTTAAACAAAAGAGACAAATAGAAACTCTCCAGCAACTGGTAGAGGTGGATGGTGGAATTGTTAATGAAGTTAAACTCTtaagaaaagagagcagaaaTATGAATTCTCGTGTCACACAACTCTACATGCAGCTATTACATGAAATTATCCGAAAACGCGATAACGCCTTAGAACTTTCTCAACTTGAAAATAAGATTTTGAACCAAACTGCAGACATGTTGCAGCTTGCAAACAAATACAAAGACTTAGAGCACAAGTATCAACATTTGATGTCAATTGCTAATAATCAGACAATAATAATTGCCCAGCTGGAAGAACACTGTCAAAGAATGCCATCCATAAAGCCACTGCCACAAACTCCACAACCACCAATTAAAGTGTACCAGCCTCCTACTTACAATCGCATTAATAACCAGATATCTACTAATGAGATTCAAAGTGATCAGAACTTAAAGGTTCTGCCACCTACCTTACCAACCATGCCTGCAGTTACTAGTATTCCAACTTCAACTGATAAACCATCTG ggccctggagagACTGCCTACAAGCATTAGAAGACGGCCATGATACAAGCTCCATCTATCTTGTAAAACCAGAAAACACAAACCAGCTTATGCAGGTCTGGTGTGACCAACGGCATGACCCTGGTGGCTGGACTGTCATTCAGAGACGGCTGGACGGCTCTGTCAACTTTTTCAGGAACTGGGAGACATACAAG CAAGGATTTGGTAATATAGATGGAGAATACTGGCTTGGATTAGAAAACATTTATTGGTTAACAAATCAAGGCAACTACAAACTGCTCATAACAATGGAAGACTGGTCAGGTCGAAAAGTATTTGCTGAGTATGCCAGCTTCAGACTGGAGCCAGAGAGTGAGTACTACAAGCTGAGACTGGGACGCTACAACGGCAACGCAGGAGATTCTTTCACGTGGCACAATGGCAAACAGTTCACCACGCTAGACCGGGACCATGACGTATACACAG GTAACTGTGCTCATTACCAGAAGGGAGGATGGTGGTACAATGCATGTGCTCACTCAAATCTCAATGGAGTCTGGTATCGTGGAGGACACTACCGCAGTAGATATCAGGATGGTGTTTACTGGGCTGAATTCCGGGGAGGATCGTATTCACTAAAGAAAGTTGTTATGATGATAAGACCTAACCCTAACACATTTCATTGA